Within Dysosmobacter sp. Marseille-Q4140, the genomic segment AAAGGAGCCGCCCTCTTAAGAGGGCGGCTCCTTTTTCCTGTTTCAGCGGGATCTCAGGCCGCTCTTCCGGCCAGCTTGCGGATCACCAGCAGCGTCAGCAGCATCAGCACCACGGACACCGGCAGGGCGATGACGGCGTTGGGCACAAAGCCGGCGAAGATGTAGCTGACCAGGCTCACCGCCGCGGCGGTGATGGCGTAAGGCAGCTGGGTGGACACATGGCTGACATGGTCGCACTGAGCGCCGGCGGAGGCCATGATGGTGGTGTCAGAGATGGGAGAGCAGTGGTCGCCGCACACGGCGCCGGCCATGCAGGCGGAGATGCACACGATGGACAGGGGGTTGTCCATGGGGAACACGTTCTGGACAATGGGGATCAGCATACCGAAGGTGCCCCAGCTGGTGCCGGTGGCAAAGGCCAGCAGGCAGCCGATCACGAACACCAAGGCCGGCAGCAGCATCTGGACGCCGGCGGCGCTGCTCCACACGAAGTCCCGGACAAAGTACTTGGCGCCCAGGGAGTCGGTCATGGCCTTGAGGCTCCAGGCGAAGGTCAGGATCAAAATGGCGGGCACCATGGCCTTGAAGCCCTCGGGGATGCAGCCCATCATCTCCCGGAAGGACATGGCCCGGCGGACCATGTAGTACACGACGGTGAACACCAGGGCAAAGGCGGAGCCCAGCAGCAGGCCCACGGAGGCATCGGAACCGGAGAAGGCGTCCACGAAGCTGGCGCCGGAGAAGAAGCCGCCGGAGTAGATCATGCCGATGACGCAGCAGATCACCAGCACCACGATGGGCAGCACCAGGTCCAGCACACGGCCCTTGTCCTCCTCCATCTCCTCGTCCATCATGGCGTAGGGATTGGGGCCGGAGAACAGGTCGCCGGTCTCCCGGGCGTTGTCCTCAAACTTCTTCATAAGGCCGAACTCGGTCTTCATCAGCGCCATGCCCACCATCATGACGATGGTCAAGATGGCGTAAAAATTGAAGGGAATGGCCCGGATAAAGAGGTTCAGGCCCTGGCCGTCCTCGGCAAAGCCCGCCACGGCGGCGGCCCAGGAGGAAATGGGGGCGATGATGCACACCGGAGCGGCGGTGGCGTCGATGATGTAGGCCAGCTTGGCACGGGAGACCCGGTGCTTGTCGGTCACCGGCCGCATGACGCTGCCCACGGTCAGGCAGTTGAAGTAGTCGTCAATGAAGATCAGGATGCCCAGGACGATGGTGGCCAGCTGGGCGCCCACCCGGCTCTTGATATGCTGCTGGGCCCACCGGCCGAAGGCGGCGGAGCCGCCGGCCTTGTTCATGAGACACACCAGAGTGCCCAGGATCACCAGGAAGGCCAGGATACCCACGTTATACCCGTCGGAGAGCACCGAGACGATGCCGTCCTCAAACACGTGGAGGACCGTGCCCTCAAAGGAGAAGTTGGAGTACAGCAGGCCGCCGGCCAGGATGCCGATGAACAGGGAGGAATACACCTCCTTGGTGATCAGCGCCAGGGCGATGGCAATGATGGGGGGCACCAAAGCCCAGAAGGTATTGTAAAAATGGCTGGGGGACTCCACATAGCCGGTGCCGCCGCAGGCGGCGCAGACATTTTCGCCGCCGCAGCTTTCACATTCCGGGTCCAGTCCGTAGCAGTCCATACAGGCGCCGGAGGCGCCGCAGTCGGGGCACTCGATCATTTTGGTGCCAGGTTCCTCGGTGGGATCGCTGGCCGCCGCCGGAACGGCCATGGCCGCGCACAGCACCAGCACCAGCGCCAGCAGGGGCAGCAGTCGCCGCAGATGATGTCTCATGTTTTCTCTCTCCTTACACAAAAAAATGAAGCCATGAAGGTATCATGGCTTCACGCAGGCACGATATGGTTCCCACGGGTCATGACAGCGCTCCACCTTGGGGGTGACAGTCCGGCGGATGTTCTCCGGCGGCCCGGCCCCTCTCCGCCAGGCAGCGGAGCGAAGCCTCGGCGGGCTCCCCTTTCCCGTCTCCCCCGGTGTCCTGCCGTTGGGGATGGGTACTCTTGAAGTCCGCGCCTCTATCATGGATTCAGTTGCTTGTACATTATATAAGATATTGGAAAAAAGTCAACCGGAAACCTAAATTTTTTGCTGTTTTCTCCAAAAAACGTCTCCGGAGGCCGCGGCCTCCGGAGGCGGACAGGTCTTTTCCGATCAATACCGGCCCAGGGAGGCGGCCGTGTCGGAGGTCGCGGTCTTGCCGAAGTGGAAGTCGTTGCCGGGCAGAATGGCGTTGAGGACAATGCCGGCGATGGCGGCGATGGCCAGAGAGGTCAGGGTGATGGAGGCGCCGCCCACGTGGAAGGTCAGACCTCCGCTGAAACCCAGGCCGCACACCAGGATGACGGCGGCGATGATAAGGTTGCGGGAGTTGGTGAAGTCCACCTGGTTCTCCACCACGTTGCGCACGCCGATGGCGGAGATCATGCCGTAGAGGATGAAGCTGACGCCGCCGATGATGGCCGCGGGGATGGTGTTGACCAGATAGGCAAAGGCCGGAGAGAAGGACAGCACCACCGCGTAGATGGCGGCCAGCCGGACCACCCGGGGATCGTGGACCCGGGAGAGCACCAGCACGCCGGTGTTCTCGCCGTAAGTGGTGTTGGCGGGGCCGCCGAAGAGGCCCGCCAGGGAGGTGGCGACGCCGTCGCCGATGAGGGTCCGGTGCAGGCCCGGGTCCTCGATGAAGTTCTCGCCCACCGTGGCGGAGATGGCGGACATATCGCCGATGTGTTCCATCATGGAGGCGATGGCGATGGGAGCCATGACCAGGATGGCGGAAATATCAAACTTCGCCACGCTTCCGCCGAAATTCGTCACAAAGGGCTGGAAGCCCAGGATGGGATTCATGCCGCTGAGAAGCGTGGTATCCGCCAGACCGGAGAAGTCCACCATGCCGGCCACCAGGGCAACCACATAGGACCCCACCACGCCCAGCAGGATGGGGATGATCTTGATCATGCCCTTGCCCCAGATATTGGCCACAATGATGATGGCCATGGCCACCAGGGCCAGCCACCAGCAGGTGGAGGCGTTGGACACGGCGGAGGGGGCCAGGTTCAATCCGATCAGGATGATGATGGGGCCGGTGACCACGGGGGGCAGATAGTGCATGACCCGGTGGACGCCCACGGCCTTGATGACCAGGGCCAGCACCACATACAGAAGGCCCGCCACCACGATGCCGCCGCAGGTGTACTGGAGCTTCTCAGCGGCCTCCATACCGGCATAGATGCCGGCGTCCATCTCCGCCATGGCCTGGAAGCCGCCCAGGAAAGCAAAGGAGGAGCCCAGGAAGGCGGGGACCTTCAGCCGGGTGCACACATGGAAAAAGAGGGTGCCGAAGCCGGCGAAAAAGAGGGTGGTCTGGATGGACAGGGGCAGGCCGTAGCTCTGGACCAGGATGGGCACCAATACCGTGGCGCCGAACATGGCGAACATATGCTGGAGGCCCAGGATCAGCATTTTGGGCACGCCCAGGGTCCGGGCGTCCCGGATGGGGGCCTGGGATGCGGCAGTCTTTTCGTTCATTTGTTTTCTCCTCTCACTCATTGGGTTCTCTTCTCACAACACGGGCAAAAAAATACCGGCCCCTGGCCGGTCAAAAGGAAAAATGGGAATAAGAGGAC encodes:
- a CDS encoding Na+/H+ antiporter NhaC family protein; this translates as MRHHLRRLLPLLALVLVLCAAMAVPAAASDPTEEPGTKMIECPDCGASGACMDCYGLDPECESCGGENVCAACGGTGYVESPSHFYNTFWALVPPIIAIALALITKEVYSSLFIGILAGGLLYSNFSFEGTVLHVFEDGIVSVLSDGYNVGILAFLVILGTLVCLMNKAGGSAAFGRWAQQHIKSRVGAQLATIVLGILIFIDDYFNCLTVGSVMRPVTDKHRVSRAKLAYIIDATAAPVCIIAPISSWAAAVAGFAEDGQGLNLFIRAIPFNFYAILTIVMMVGMALMKTEFGLMKKFEDNARETGDLFSGPNPYAMMDEEMEEDKGRVLDLVLPIVVLVICCVIGMIYSGGFFSGASFVDAFSGSDASVGLLLGSAFALVFTVVYYMVRRAMSFREMMGCIPEGFKAMVPAILILTFAWSLKAMTDSLGAKYFVRDFVWSSAAGVQMLLPALVFVIGCLLAFATGTSWGTFGMLIPIVQNVFPMDNPLSIVCISACMAGAVCGDHCSPISDTTIMASAGAQCDHVSHVSTQLPYAITAAAVSLVSYIFAGFVPNAVIALPVSVVLMLLTLLVIRKLAGRAA
- a CDS encoding uracil-xanthine permease, coding for MNEKTAASQAPIRDARTLGVPKMLILGLQHMFAMFGATVLVPILVQSYGLPLSIQTTLFFAGFGTLFFHVCTRLKVPAFLGSSFAFLGGFQAMAEMDAGIYAGMEAAEKLQYTCGGIVVAGLLYVVLALVIKAVGVHRVMHYLPPVVTGPIIILIGLNLAPSAVSNASTCWWLALVAMAIIIVANIWGKGMIKIIPILLGVVGSYVVALVAGMVDFSGLADTTLLSGMNPILGFQPFVTNFGGSVAKFDISAILVMAPIAIASMMEHIGDMSAISATVGENFIEDPGLHRTLIGDGVATSLAGLFGGPANTTYGENTGVLVLSRVHDPRVVRLAAIYAVVLSFSPAFAYLVNTIPAAIIGGVSFILYGMISAIGVRNVVENQVDFTNSRNLIIAAVILVCGLGFSGGLTFHVGGASITLTSLAIAAIAGIVLNAILPGNDFHFGKTATSDTAASLGRY